The following coding sequences are from one Desulfosporosinus orientis DSM 765 window:
- the purM gene encoding phosphoribosylformylglycinamidine cyclo-ligase codes for MGYTYRDAGVDIQAGNEVVERIKPAVARTLRPEVLGGLGGFGGLFKLDLAKYPNPVLVSGTDGVGTKLRLAFQMNRHDSIGQDAVAMCVNDILVQGAEPLYFLDYLAVGKVDPERLAEVVGGVARGCEMAGCALIGGETAEMPGFYAEDEYDIAGFSVGVVNADQLIDGSHIQAGDILIGLPSSGLHSNGFSLARKIFEKHSLHEVLPELGEGLGEALLRPTRIYVKPVLKLLSSHNILGMAHITGGGLTENLPRILPEGLGIQLNSSAWEQPPIFNLIQQLGDVAWPEMYRTFNMGIGYVLIVRAGDEKQVRQDLEEMNEKSFVIGTVVKGEGVAY; via the coding sequence TTGGGATACACATACCGAGACGCGGGTGTTGATATTCAAGCAGGCAATGAAGTTGTAGAACGCATCAAACCGGCTGTCGCCCGGACTTTGCGCCCCGAGGTTCTCGGCGGACTTGGGGGATTTGGCGGACTTTTCAAATTGGATTTGGCGAAATATCCAAATCCCGTGCTTGTTTCCGGAACAGATGGAGTAGGAACGAAGCTCCGGCTGGCGTTCCAAATGAATCGCCATGACAGCATTGGGCAAGACGCTGTTGCCATGTGCGTCAACGACATTTTAGTTCAAGGCGCAGAACCATTGTATTTTCTCGATTACTTAGCAGTCGGCAAGGTAGACCCGGAACGGCTTGCTGAAGTTGTGGGCGGTGTGGCCAGAGGGTGTGAAATGGCCGGTTGTGCTTTGATTGGGGGAGAAACAGCAGAAATGCCGGGTTTCTATGCCGAGGATGAATACGATATTGCAGGATTTTCAGTGGGAGTTGTCAATGCAGACCAACTAATTGACGGTTCGCATATTCAAGCGGGAGATATTCTCATTGGCTTGCCCTCATCAGGCCTTCATAGCAACGGCTTTTCGTTAGCTCGAAAAATATTCGAAAAGCATTCTTTGCATGAAGTTTTGCCTGAGTTGGGTGAAGGCCTTGGGGAAGCTTTGCTTCGCCCAACCCGAATTTATGTCAAGCCTGTTTTAAAACTGCTTTCCAGCCATAATATCTTGGGGATGGCCCATATTACCGGCGGCGGCCTGACGGAAAATCTGCCGAGAATTTTGCCGGAGGGTTTAGGGATTCAGTTAAATAGCTCTGCGTGGGAGCAGCCTCCTATTTTTAACCTCATTCAACAATTGGGAGATGTGGCATGGCCGGAAATGTACCGTACTTTTAATATGGGAATCGGTTATGTTCTGATTGTGCGGGCCGGTGATGAGAAGCAAGTACGTCAAGATCTCGAAGAGATGAACGAGAAGAGCTTTGTTATAGGAACCGTTGTCAAGGGAGAAGGGGTGGCATATTGA
- a CDS encoding 3'-5' exoribonuclease YhaM family protein, whose translation MLKECKAGERFEGILLINEWKEVPFRQKPGSYITLTCQDRSGTIQGKIWNYEPQVLVWLNEQDVFYVKGMISEYRGTLDLTVETIRLVPKEEVDLTELLPSSPVDLEVLERRLDLLIKKIFQPELRVLLEQFFKHPEKGDTYRRAPAAIKIHQAYLRGLWEHSLRVAEIAEGIARLYPGIDYDLVVAGALLHDVGKIREYAYDRGIKFTTDGRLLGHIILGIELLTEEIASIPDFPNELRSKLLHILASHHGKYEWQSPKKPKLMEALVIHYADALDAELWQFEQAKENYPNDDWSPYIPNMERYFYLK comes from the coding sequence ATGCTTAAAGAATGTAAAGCCGGGGAACGATTTGAAGGGATACTGTTAATTAATGAGTGGAAAGAGGTTCCTTTCCGTCAAAAACCCGGTTCATATATAACCTTAACCTGTCAGGATCGGTCGGGAACGATTCAAGGGAAGATTTGGAATTATGAGCCCCAAGTTCTGGTTTGGTTAAACGAACAAGACGTTTTTTATGTTAAAGGGATGATTTCCGAATATCGTGGTACCCTGGACCTTACCGTTGAGACCATTCGCTTAGTACCAAAAGAAGAGGTGGATTTAACCGAACTTCTTCCCAGCTCCCCGGTAGATTTAGAGGTGCTGGAACGAAGGCTTGATCTTCTAATCAAAAAAATTTTCCAGCCGGAACTGAGAGTTCTGCTGGAGCAGTTCTTTAAACATCCCGAAAAAGGGGACACTTATAGGAGGGCCCCTGCAGCTATAAAAATTCATCAAGCTTATCTGCGCGGACTCTGGGAGCATAGTCTGAGAGTTGCTGAAATAGCAGAGGGAATAGCCAGGCTTTATCCTGGTATAGACTATGACTTAGTTGTAGCAGGAGCGCTTTTGCATGATGTGGGCAAGATTCGTGAGTACGCCTATGACAGAGGAATTAAGTTCACTACTGATGGAAGGCTGCTGGGTCATATCATTCTAGGAATTGAACTATTAACTGAGGAGATTGCCAGTATACCGGATTTCCCCAATGAGCTTCGCTCTAAATTATTGCACATTCTTGCCAGTCATCACGGTAAATACGAATGGCAATCCCCTAAAAAACCAAAGCTGATGGAAGCGTTAGTCATTCACTACGCTGATGCCCTGGATGCAGAGCTTTGGCAATTTGAGCAGGCTAAAGAAAACTATCCCAATGATGATTGGTCACCTTATATTCCAAATATGGAGCGTTATTTCTACCTGAAATAG
- a CDS encoding helix-turn-helix transcriptional regulator: MDKIARQREIVKCIATEPWVYSLPSLALKLGVNLVTVQRDLREMKDNGFQFKQNDTEKLYLEASGWNGALPVKTANLRQMEILRMLTSTPAGLTLGELYKRLNRQDKEEISSKTLERALKGLVEKHIIEYKEQKYSICSEQMLPPLQLNNLEKTVLLEALNLAHAFAPIPEEMKTLEAKLKLWIGQNSQSRAALFVQGRTPTQDVHQSQCCLLLEEAARDKKQVEILYRKDEGAARQIRLNPLGIVYYWVLDNWYLIAQDEQDQKIKTYLVNRIIDITKSDKLFPPIEGFDLKTWYQNAWGVYRDEKPVLVKIRFRDYYSTINRVKTELASRKTCTLMEDRDGLLMLDRVEGLEELAVWLRGFGAGAEVLEPLVLREKVFEEYRQLLRMYGGDSYGLD; this comes from the coding sequence TTGGACAAGATCGCACGTCAGCGTGAAATCGTCAAATGTATAGCCACAGAGCCCTGGGTATATTCCCTCCCAAGCCTGGCCTTAAAGTTAGGAGTGAATTTGGTAACGGTACAAAGAGATCTCCGAGAAATGAAGGACAATGGTTTCCAATTTAAGCAAAATGATACTGAAAAGCTATATCTGGAGGCTAGCGGCTGGAATGGGGCTTTGCCTGTCAAGACAGCTAACCTTCGCCAGATGGAGATTTTACGGATGCTTACTTCTACACCTGCAGGTTTGACTCTTGGGGAACTGTATAAACGCCTGAATCGCCAGGACAAAGAAGAGATTAGCAGCAAAACCCTGGAGAGGGCTCTAAAAGGCTTAGTAGAGAAGCACATTATTGAGTATAAAGAACAAAAGTATTCCATTTGCTCAGAACAAATGCTTCCACCCCTTCAGCTAAATAATCTGGAAAAGACAGTTTTATTAGAAGCATTAAATCTAGCCCATGCTTTTGCCCCAATTCCTGAGGAAATGAAAACTTTAGAAGCCAAACTTAAACTATGGATTGGGCAAAACTCTCAATCAAGGGCTGCACTTTTTGTCCAAGGCAGAACACCTACTCAGGATGTCCATCAAAGTCAATGTTGTCTGCTTTTGGAAGAAGCCGCACGGGATAAAAAACAGGTTGAAATTCTCTACCGCAAGGATGAGGGGGCAGCGCGTCAAATTCGTCTCAATCCATTGGGGATTGTTTATTATTGGGTTCTTGATAATTGGTACCTCATTGCTCAAGATGAACAAGACCAAAAGATTAAGACGTATTTGGTAAATCGGATTATCGATATTACAAAATCAGATAAACTCTTTCCCCCTATTGAAGGCTTTGATCTAAAAACTTGGTATCAAAATGCCTGGGGAGTTTATCGGGATGAAAAGCCTGTGTTAGTAAAAATTCGATTTCGTGATTACTATTCAACTATCAATCGTGTCAAAACGGAACTTGCCTCGCGTAAGACCTGCACGTTGATGGAAGATAGAGACGGTTTGCTGATGTTAGATCGAGTTGAAGGATTAGAAGAGTTGGCAGTATGGTTACGAGGATTCGGTGCCGGGGCAGAGGTTCTGGAACCTTTGGTACTTCGAGAGAAAGTTTTTGAGGAATATAGGCAGCTCCTGAGAATGTATGGAGGGGATTCATATGGACTCGATTGA
- the purN gene encoding phosphoribosylglycinamide formyltransferase, with the protein MRTAILASGRGSNLQALIDACRNDTLAIKIIAVGSDHAGAGALKIAEDAGILTGIFQAEDYSSRQAQEDDILRWLRENQIELLLLAGYMRVLGPRFLRQAEFPVLNIHPSLLPAFPGLHAQRQALEYGVKVSGCTVHFVDEGLDSGPIILQEAVPVLAEDTEESLSQKILAVEHRLYPEAVRLVSLGKVKRIGRRVQILQQEELG; encoded by the coding sequence TTGAGGACAGCAATACTCGCATCCGGTCGAGGCAGTAATTTGCAAGCCTTGATTGATGCCTGCAGAAATGATACCCTAGCTATTAAGATTATTGCTGTCGGATCGGACCACGCTGGTGCCGGTGCCTTGAAAATTGCGGAAGACGCCGGAATACTAACCGGTATTTTTCAAGCAGAGGATTACTCCAGTCGGCAAGCTCAAGAGGATGATATCTTGCGCTGGCTGCGGGAGAACCAAATAGAACTCTTGCTTTTAGCGGGATATATGAGGGTTTTAGGCCCCCGGTTCTTGCGTCAAGCTGAATTTCCGGTTCTGAATATTCATCCCTCATTACTGCCTGCCTTCCCAGGGCTCCATGCTCAGCGACAAGCTCTTGAATATGGGGTTAAAGTCAGCGGTTGTACAGTTCACTTCGTGGATGAAGGTTTGGATAGCGGCCCGATTATCTTGCAGGAAGCTGTACCTGTATTAGCTGAGGATACGGAAGAAAGCTTGTCTCAGAAGATTTTGGCAGTAGAACATCGACTCTATCCTGAAGCCGTTCGATTGGTATCATTAGGAAAGGTCAAACGGATTGGGCGGAGAGTGCAGATTTTACAACAGGAGGAATTGGGATGA
- the purD gene encoding phosphoribosylamine--glycine ligase, whose translation MGKHRVLIIGSGGREHALAWKLSQSPELECLFVAPGNAGTVMWNVPIPVQDIAGLVEFALKENIDLTVVGPEDPLSLGIGDAFKEAGLRIFGPNQAAAQLEGSKSFAKTIMESAQVPTAKWQVFEDPILAKEFIQRIGAPCVLKADGLAAGKGVIVAMDLETAIQAVDEIMDGSFGSAGKKLLVEEFLEGQEVSLLCFSDGKTALPMVPVQDHKRALDGDLGLNTGGMGTYSPPPIWTDELETTVMRDLVVPTLRVMEERGAPFVGVLFLGLMLTDQGPKLLEYNVRFGDPETQVVMKRMESDLLPILWACTEGRLSEVGLEWKKEVAVCVVMAAQGYPLAYIKGTPIKLPDNGTKDAVIFHAGTGISEGELVSAGGRVLGVTAEARTLQEAREKAYALVDQIDFPNAHYRQDIGLKGLG comes from the coding sequence GTGGGTAAGCACAGAGTGCTCATTATAGGCAGTGGCGGACGGGAACATGCTTTAGCTTGGAAGCTGTCACAAAGCCCGGAGCTTGAATGTTTGTTTGTTGCACCTGGAAATGCAGGGACTGTTATGTGGAATGTCCCAATTCCGGTTCAGGATATTGCCGGATTAGTGGAGTTTGCTCTTAAGGAGAATATCGATCTTACTGTGGTTGGACCGGAAGATCCTCTGAGTTTAGGGATTGGTGATGCCTTTAAGGAGGCTGGACTTAGGATCTTTGGGCCAAATCAGGCTGCCGCCCAACTTGAAGGAAGCAAATCCTTTGCTAAAACAATTATGGAATCGGCACAGGTACCGACAGCTAAGTGGCAAGTTTTTGAAGATCCTATTTTGGCCAAGGAGTTTATTCAAAGAATTGGCGCGCCTTGTGTTTTAAAAGCGGACGGTCTTGCGGCGGGCAAAGGTGTTATCGTGGCTATGGACTTGGAAACTGCGATTCAAGCGGTGGATGAGATAATGGATGGCAGTTTTGGCTCAGCGGGTAAAAAACTGCTCGTCGAAGAATTTTTAGAGGGGCAAGAAGTAAGTTTATTATGTTTTTCTGATGGGAAGACAGCTCTGCCTATGGTTCCGGTTCAGGATCACAAGCGGGCGTTAGATGGTGACCTTGGCTTAAATACGGGGGGTATGGGTACCTATAGTCCCCCTCCCATTTGGACCGATGAACTTGAAACAACGGTAATGCGCGATTTAGTAGTTCCTACCTTACGGGTTATGGAAGAACGAGGAGCCCCTTTTGTGGGAGTGCTATTCCTGGGACTGATGCTAACGGATCAGGGTCCCAAACTGTTGGAGTATAATGTTCGGTTTGGTGATCCTGAAACACAAGTTGTGATGAAACGTATGGAATCTGATCTTTTGCCTATTCTTTGGGCTTGCACGGAAGGTCGCCTTTCTGAAGTTGGGCTGGAGTGGAAAAAAGAAGTCGCTGTTTGTGTTGTTATGGCTGCTCAGGGTTATCCTCTAGCCTATATTAAGGGGACTCCCATCAAACTGCCGGACAATGGCACTAAGGATGCCGTTATCTTTCATGCCGGGACAGGGATCAGTGAAGGAGAACTGGTAAGTGCCGGCGGTCGGGTGTTAGGTGTAACGGCTGAGGCAAGAACCCTTCAGGAGGCTCGAGAAAAGGCCTATGCTCTTGTAGATCAAATAGATTTTCCTAATGCTCATTATCGACAAGATATCGGCCTGAAAGGGCTGGGATAA
- a CDS encoding CC/Se motif family (seleno)protein, with translation MDPKPMSIDMTINITQKAREFLQKTKKNKLYIKRMVLTECCIPLSTPPAVRKGSPRKLENFYEFYVEGITVYYDRDLIRKAELTIDTKGFGWSEQLMVTDWVIRY, from the coding sequence TTGGATCCTAAGCCTATGAGTATAGATATGACTATTAACATTACACAAAAGGCCAGAGAATTCCTCCAAAAAACAAAAAAAAACAAGCTGTATATCAAGCGCATGGTCTTAACTGAATGCTGCATCCCTCTCTCAACTCCTCCAGCCGTACGCAAAGGTAGTCCTAGAAAACTTGAAAATTTTTATGAATTTTATGTTGAAGGGATCACGGTGTATTATGACCGTGATTTAATCCGAAAAGCAGAGTTGACAATTGATACTAAAGGATTTGGATGGTCAGAACAATTGATGGTTACAGATTGGGTTATTAGATACTAA
- a CDS encoding helix-turn-helix transcriptional regulator: MDSIERIRKIMALIEIHPEGLSGRDLADACGVPWGTMKQDLRLMASSIETPFPLYTDRDEESEDEKELFQPHVKWFMASAEKRYTPVHLNVREGLTILRIIDFLQEDNSFKDRLRQKILSGFDFGEEESYRYIKGELSPIEPLQGQTFTLIEKAVRNTKRIRIFFNERKIIVDPLGIVYYSRLRYWYLVARERDVTKTYRLNNIQEVDETSESFQYPDGFSLKAWLGPRWGMEYGDLLPVKVRFLNRSQTLAKVRKDVAHRDSKLTLLEDGSLLFQDEIIGVNEFITWILGFGSAAQILEPVELRSLILEKIRETLKNYRDRL, from the coding sequence ATGGACTCGATTGAGCGCATCAGGAAAATTATGGCTTTGATAGAGATCCATCCTGAAGGGTTATCCGGCCGTGATTTGGCCGATGCTTGCGGGGTTCCCTGGGGTACGATGAAACAAGACCTCAGACTAATGGCATCATCCATTGAAACTCCTTTCCCATTGTACACAGACAGGGATGAAGAAAGTGAGGATGAGAAGGAGTTATTTCAGCCCCATGTTAAATGGTTTATGGCCTCTGCAGAAAAGAGATATACTCCGGTCCATTTAAATGTCCGGGAGGGGCTGACAATCCTAAGAATAATTGACTTTTTGCAGGAGGACAATTCTTTTAAGGATAGGCTCAGACAAAAGATTTTGTCGGGTTTTGATTTTGGAGAAGAAGAGAGTTATCGTTATATTAAAGGGGAACTTTCACCCATAGAGCCGCTGCAAGGGCAAACCTTTACTTTGATAGAAAAGGCTGTTAGGAATACCAAGCGGATAAGGATCTTTTTCAATGAAAGAAAAATTATTGTGGATCCTTTAGGCATTGTTTATTACTCGCGTTTAAGATATTGGTATCTTGTTGCACGAGAGAGGGATGTGACTAAGACTTACCGACTGAACAATATCCAAGAAGTTGATGAGACCAGCGAATCCTTTCAATACCCTGACGGCTTTTCCCTTAAGGCTTGGTTAGGACCACGCTGGGGAATGGAATATGGGGATTTGCTTCCTGTTAAAGTGCGTTTTTTAAATCGCTCGCAGACTCTTGCCAAGGTTAGAAAAGACGTAGCCCATCGCGATAGTAAATTAACCTTATTAGAAGATGGTTCCCTATTATTCCAGGATGAAATCATTGGAGTTAATGAATTCATCACTTGGATATTAGGGTTCGGTTCAGCTGCTCAAATTCTTGAACCGGTTGAACTTCGTTCCCTTATTCTCGAGAAGATTCGAGAGACCCTAAAAAACTATAGGGATAGATTATAA
- the purH gene encoding bifunctional phosphoribosylaminoimidazolecarboxamide formyltransferase/IMP cyclohydrolase, with the protein MKRRAIISVSDKTGVVALARELVDLGFELISTGGTYKVLDEANIPVKYVSEVTGFPEVLDGRVKTLHPLIHGGILARDSVKHMQQMEQNGILYIDLVVVNLYPFRETIAKPGVTFEEAIENIDVGGPTMVRAAAKNHGRVTVLVNPEAYEEVLSVLRETGNVPAGMRKRLAAEAFAHTAEYDRLIAGYLERQIEPPDTFPETLRITAKKVQELRYGENPQQKAAFYINSEAGVGTLANGKQLQGKELSYNNWMDMNAAWKLVREFEACAAAIIKHTNPCGVAIGKTPVEAYESAFAADPVSAFGGIIAFNRVVDAPCAEALSDRFYEVIVAPEFSPEAREILSAKSNLRLFVVGRGDLGKIMSGWVSRSVEGGYLVQEVDCGTTPVKEWELMTEQKPTEEDLAALDFAWRIVKHVKSNAIVVTDHKSTLGVGAGQMNRVGSVKIALEQAGDKAKGAYLASDAFFPFPDSIEEAAKAGIRGIVQPGGSRNDAAVIEAANRLNIVMLFTHRRHFQH; encoded by the coding sequence ATGAAGCGAAGAGCGATCATAAGCGTTTCAGACAAAACTGGGGTAGTTGCTTTAGCGCGAGAACTAGTTGATTTAGGCTTTGAATTAATTTCCACAGGAGGAACTTACAAAGTACTGGATGAAGCCAATATTCCGGTGAAATATGTCAGCGAAGTAACCGGATTCCCTGAGGTTTTAGACGGTCGAGTGAAGACTCTTCACCCCTTAATTCATGGCGGAATTTTAGCTCGTGACAGTGTTAAGCATATGCAGCAAATGGAGCAGAATGGAATCCTGTATATTGACTTAGTTGTGGTTAATCTCTATCCTTTCCGGGAGACCATTGCCAAGCCAGGAGTAACCTTTGAAGAGGCTATTGAAAATATTGATGTTGGCGGGCCGACTATGGTGCGTGCTGCTGCCAAGAATCATGGCAGGGTTACGGTTTTAGTTAATCCGGAAGCTTATGAGGAAGTTTTAAGTGTACTTCGTGAAACAGGAAATGTTCCTGCGGGTATGCGTAAACGACTTGCTGCTGAGGCCTTTGCTCATACTGCAGAGTATGACCGCCTTATTGCCGGCTATTTAGAACGTCAAATTGAACCGCCTGATACTTTTCCTGAAACGCTGCGCATAACTGCAAAAAAAGTTCAGGAATTGCGTTATGGAGAAAATCCTCAGCAAAAAGCTGCCTTTTATATTAACTCAGAAGCCGGGGTGGGGACTTTGGCTAATGGGAAACAACTTCAAGGCAAAGAGCTGTCCTATAATAATTGGATGGATATGAATGCTGCTTGGAAACTGGTGCGTGAATTTGAAGCTTGTGCTGCGGCCATTATTAAACACACCAATCCCTGTGGTGTGGCAATTGGCAAGACTCCCGTAGAAGCCTACGAAAGTGCGTTTGCCGCCGATCCGGTATCCGCTTTTGGAGGAATTATCGCCTTTAACAGAGTAGTAGATGCTCCATGCGCTGAAGCACTTAGTGATCGTTTCTATGAAGTGATTGTAGCTCCGGAATTCAGCCCGGAAGCTCGCGAGATTCTTAGTGCTAAGTCAAATCTTCGACTTTTTGTAGTTGGAAGAGGGGACTTAGGGAAAATAATGTCCGGCTGGGTGTCCAGGAGTGTTGAAGGAGGTTATCTCGTTCAAGAAGTCGATTGCGGGACAACCCCTGTTAAGGAATGGGAGCTCATGACAGAACAGAAACCGACGGAAGAAGATCTCGCTGCTCTTGATTTTGCTTGGCGAATTGTGAAACATGTCAAGTCCAATGCCATAGTTGTAACGGATCATAAGAGTACACTGGGAGTTGGAGCAGGACAAATGAATCGAGTAGGCTCTGTTAAAATTGCCTTGGAACAGGCTGGAGATAAGGCGAAAGGAGCCTATTTAGCCTCGGATGCATTCTTTCCGTTTCCAGACTCTATAGAGGAGGCTGCTAAAGCAGGAATACGAGGAATTGTTCAGCCAGGGGGATCTCGCAATGATGCTGCGGTGATCGAAGCTGCTAATCGTTTAAATATTGTTATGCTGTTTACGCATCGCAGACATTTTCAACACTAA
- a CDS encoding ABC transporter ATP-binding protein, with protein MRLGVSRLRFANEKIEMPRVTKKMLTRIVSYFLPYWTKMLLVTVIIITNAILGLVPPILIKHIIDSALPEKDLTQLGMLIIFSIGVTVILGLLQVAQAYLNVWIAKHIILNMKNQMYAHLQKMSINFYTAAKPGEIITRITSDIDGIQDIFNTTVVSALTSMVVLISTAVVLIGMNWKLAVVGMIILPTFIIPTRKVGKVRWKIAKESQEKISDLNQMVQESFSISGALLSKIFTKEKAELESFKKINHEVINLQIKESVVGRWFRMTITTFIAVGPMLIYFYGGYLFIKGELSIGSIVAFVALLGRLYAPVSQLSNIHIDITRSLALFQRIFDYLDKRAEIENKPGAIELEEVQGKVEFNKVHFSYTKSVKVLDDISFSVEPGMMIALVGSSGVGKTTITNLIPRLYEVNQGKITIDDLDIRDVTLESLRNNIGVVMQEPYLFNATIEENLRYGKNDATEQEMIAACKAAYIHDFIMNLPDKYQTVVGNRGIKLSGGEKQRVSIARVILKDPRIIILDEATSSLDSVSEKFIQKALVPLLKDRTSFVIAHRLSTVLAADQIFVIENGTIAESGRHEELIRKNGLYRKIYDTQFNDNSEICKGG; from the coding sequence ATGAGACTAGGAGTTAGCAGATTGCGATTTGCCAATGAGAAAATAGAAATGCCGCGGGTTACGAAAAAGATGCTCACAAGAATTGTTAGTTACTTTTTGCCTTATTGGACCAAAATGCTGTTAGTAACAGTTATTATAATAACGAATGCCATATTGGGTCTTGTTCCGCCGATACTAATTAAACATATTATTGACAGTGCTTTACCGGAAAAGGACCTGACTCAATTAGGAATGCTGATCATATTTTCCATAGGAGTTACGGTCATTTTAGGACTGCTGCAAGTGGCACAGGCCTATCTGAATGTCTGGATTGCCAAACATATCATCTTAAACATGAAAAATCAAATGTATGCCCATTTACAGAAGATGTCCATTAACTTCTATACGGCTGCTAAGCCCGGCGAGATAATCACTAGGATCACAAGCGACATTGATGGAATTCAGGATATCTTTAATACAACCGTTGTCAGTGCTTTGACAAGTATGGTTGTGCTTATCTCGACGGCTGTAGTACTAATAGGAATGAATTGGAAGTTAGCCGTTGTTGGCATGATTATTCTGCCAACCTTTATTATTCCTACTCGAAAAGTAGGAAAAGTTCGCTGGAAAATAGCTAAAGAAAGCCAAGAGAAAATCAGTGATCTGAATCAGATGGTCCAAGAGTCCTTTAGTATCAGTGGGGCTCTGCTGTCCAAGATTTTCACAAAAGAAAAGGCTGAGCTGGAAAGTTTCAAGAAAATTAATCATGAAGTTATCAACTTACAAATTAAGGAATCCGTTGTTGGACGTTGGTTCAGGATGACAATAACAACCTTTATCGCTGTGGGGCCCATGCTTATTTACTTTTATGGAGGATATTTGTTTATTAAAGGTGAACTCTCAATAGGGAGCATTGTAGCTTTTGTGGCCTTATTGGGCAGGCTTTATGCGCCGGTTTCCCAGCTTTCGAATATCCATATTGACATCACCAGATCCTTGGCATTATTTCAAAGAATCTTTGATTACTTAGATAAGAGAGCAGAGATCGAGAATAAACCTGGGGCTATTGAGTTAGAGGAGGTACAAGGAAAGGTAGAATTTAATAAGGTGCATTTTTCCTATACAAAGAGTGTAAAAGTCTTAGATGATATAAGTTTTTCCGTTGAGCCAGGCATGATGATTGCTTTAGTTGGGTCGAGCGGGGTGGGAAAAACCACTATTACTAATTTAATCCCAAGGCTGTATGAGGTTAATCAAGGCAAGATTACCATTGATGATTTGGATATTAGGGATGTTACTCTGGAATCCCTGCGTAATAACATTGGAGTTGTTATGCAGGAACCCTACCTTTTTAATGCTACCATTGAAGAAAATCTTAGGTATGGTAAAAATGACGCCACAGAGCAAGAAATGATCGCAGCCTGTAAAGCGGCTTATATTCACGATTTTATTATGAATCTGCCGGATAAGTATCAAACTGTCGTCGGAAATAGAGGTATTAAGTTGTCGGGCGGAGAAAAACAAAGAGTATCCATTGCTCGAGTTATTTTAAAAGACCCTAGAATCATTATTCTTGATGAGGCAACATCCTCTTTAGATTCCGTTTCTGAAAAGTTCATTCAAAAGGCTCTGGTGCCGTTGTTAAAGGATAGAACTAGTTTTGTAATTGCTCACCGCTTGTCCACTGTGTTAGCAGCGGATCAGATTTTTGTAATTGAGAATGGCACAATTGCTGAAAGCGGCAGGCATGAAGAATTAATCAGGAAAAACGGACTCTATCGAAAGATTTATGATACGCAATTTAATGACAATTCTGAAATATGTAAAGGCGGATGA
- a CDS encoding manganese catalase family protein: MFNYHKRLFYPVHVERQDPAFAKVLLEHYAGKDSELSSALQYFNQRSNISNRPIRELLGIIAAEELGHMELISVAISKLGGLPLTLNNIQVPAEKLDLDKNLDVMTMLQMDIKAESRVGRLYRKHMELTNDVYMKKLLKFLIERGEVHKYLLKKAQKLIKKNGSQEEFNELIYDYKMSLQVLK; the protein is encoded by the coding sequence GTGTTTAATTACCATAAACGTCTTTTTTATCCGGTTCATGTTGAACGTCAAGATCCGGCCTTTGCAAAAGTGCTGTTAGAACATTATGCCGGGAAGGACAGTGAGCTATCCTCAGCTTTGCAATACTTCAATCAACGTTCGAATATATCCAATCGACCTATTCGCGAATTGTTAGGCATCATTGCTGCTGAAGAATTAGGGCATATGGAATTAATTTCGGTAGCCATTAGTAAATTAGGAGGCCTGCCGCTAACACTTAATAATATTCAAGTGCCAGCGGAGAAGTTAGATTTAGATAAAAACCTTGATGTGATGACGATGCTGCAAATGGACATAAAAGCTGAAAGCAGGGTAGGTCGACTATACCGAAAACATATGGAATTAACCAATGATGTATATATGAAAAAATTGCTTAAGTTTCTAATTGAGAGAGGAGAAGTACATAAATATTTATTAAAAAAAGCTCAGAAGTTAATCAAAAAAAATGGGTCTCAGGAGGAATTCAATGAGCTGATTTACGACTATAAAATGAGCTTACAGGTATTGAAGTGA